DNA sequence from the Pseudoglutamicibacter cumminsii genome:
CTGACCTTACCGTCGACGGTTCGTTCACGACCGGCGGCGCAACCGCAGCAGCGGCTATCGTCGCAGGCGTGCCACCATGGCTCGCCGTGCTGATGGCATTCGGTGCGGGCGCTATCGCAGGCTCGCTCACCGGGATCCTGCACACCAAGGGCAAGATCGACGGCCTGCTCGCGTCCATCATCATGATGATCGCGCTGTACTCGATCAACCTGCACATCATGGGCAACTCCGCAGCGATGCCACTGCTCGGCCAAACCACCATGCTCACCCCGCTCGAAGAAAACGGCTTGCTGCGTGACAACTGGGCCGGCGCCGGCCTGCTGCTCATCGGTGTTCTCGCGGTCGCATTCGTCCTCATCTGGTTCCTGCACACCCGCACCGGCCTCGCACTGCGTGCAACCGGTAACAACAGCCAGATGGCAACCTCGTTCCGCGTCAACACGGACAACCAGAAGATCCTCGGCCTCGCGATCTCGAACGGCCTCGTTGCAGTCTCGGGCGCTTTCCTGGCCCAGTACCAGTCGATCGCAGACGCGACGATGGGTATCGGTCTCATCGTGATCGGTCTGGCCTCCGTGATCGTCGGTCAGGCGATCTGCGGCCAGCGCCGCGTATGGCAGGCAGTCCTCGCCTGCATCGCCGGTTCGATCCTCTACCGCTGGGTCCTGCAGATCGCGCTTGGTGCGGGCCTGCCGGCATCGGACATGAAACTCGCATCCGCGGTCCTCGTTGTCATCGCGTTGCTGCTGCCACGCCTCGAAATCTTCAAGAAGATGAAGGGCCGCAAGCTCCGCCGCGAACAAACGGAAGCTGAAGCCGGACTTCCAGACGACGCTGACACCCCAGCTAAGGCCAAGGCATAAGGAGAGACACATGCTTGAAATTCAGAACCTCTCCCGCACGTTCTTCCCGGGAACCGTCAACGAACGCAAAGCCCTGCGCAATATCAACTTGAAGCTCAACAACGGTGACTTTGTGACCGTGATCGGCTCCAACGGTGCAGGTAAGTCGACGCTGCTCAACATGATCGGTGGGCGCTTGCGCCCGGACACCGGCAAGGTGGCGATCAACGGCAAGGATGTCACCAAGATCAAGGAGCACAAACGGGCCCTGTGGGTTGCGCGCGTGTTCCAGGACCCGATGGCCGGTACCGCCCCGGAGCTCACGATCGAAGAAAACCTCTCGGTTGCGGTCTCCCGCGTTCGTAGCCGCGGCCTGCAGCGCGCTGTTTCCCATAAGGACCGTGCACAGTTCCGCAGCGCGCTCGAAACCCTTGAGCTCGGCCTCGAGAACCGCACGAAAACCCCGGTCGGGTTGCTTTCGGGTGGTCAGCGTCAGGCGCTCAGCCTGCTCATGGCAACTATGACGCACCCACAGATCCTGCTGCTCGACGAGCACACCGCGGCACTCGACCCGCAACGCGCAGCGCTCGTCTCCCGTCTGACCGGCGAGATCGTGGAACGCAACCAACTCACCACGCTCATGGTCACCCACAACATGGAGCAAGCTATCCAGCTGGGTAACCGCCTCATCATGATGCACGACGGGCAGATCATCCTCGAGCTCGACGGCGAAGAGAAGAAGAACGCAACCGTCTCGAGCCTCCTGGCAGAGTTCGACAAGATCGGCGGCGAGCTCTCCGACCGCTCCCTGCTGGCATAAAGAACAGCTGGCATAAGGAAGGGCTGGCAGAAAGGCCGGGCCGGCATAGCCAGCCACAGCACGATGCGGTGCGCACCTTAGTGAGGTGCGCACCGCATCGTGCGTTTAAGCACTGTGTCCTTTTAAAGGCTGCGGTCCTTTTAAAGACTCGGTGCCCGTATCAGGCCGCGCGCCGCGAGTATTTACCGCACAGACGTGAGGCGCGGTATCTTGAAGAGTATGCCCACACAGTCTGTTAAGCGCGGACAACGCCCGCCCATGAACCCTGTCGTAAAGATCGGTGCGCTGGTGCTCGGCGCGATCGTTGTTGTCGCGGTACTTGTGCTTGCCGCCCGCGGGCTGCGGAGCCTCGACGCCGTTGAGCAGTTCATTCAACGCTATCCAGGCACCTCAGAACCGCCTGCGTTCAGCGAGCCCGGATTCCCGCTGTGGGTGCGCATCACGCACTACCTGAACTTCCTGTTCATCCTGCTTCTGATGCGTTCCGGGATGGAGAAACGCGCGATCGGCGCGCGCAAGCACCCCGCGTACTGGACACCGAGCAAGCGCGGCGGTCGCAAGATCCCGTTCTTGCTGTGGTGGCACCAGTTCGTTGACGTTCTGTGGGTTGTCAACGGGCTCGTCTACGTGGTGCTTCTGTTCTCGACCGGCCGCTGGGGCCGCTTGGTGCCGACCAGCTGGGACGTTTTCCCGAACGCGGTCTCCGCGGGCCTGCAGTACGTGTCACTTGACTGGCCACTGACCGAATCGTGGGCCGCCTACAACTCGTTGCAGCTGCTCGCGTACTTCGTGGTCGTGTTTATCGCGGCGCCGCTGGCGATCATCTCGGGCCTTCGGCTTTCGAGCTTCTGGCCTAAGGATGCCCCGAAGCTCAATAAGGTCGTGTCAGCTAAGGTTGCGCGCGGCCTTCACTTCCCGCTCGCGGTGGTTTTCGTTGCGTTCGTGGTGTTCCACGTGTTTCTCGTGTTCACGACTGGGATGCGGCAGAACCTCAACCACATGTTTGCCGGGACCGCCGACACCTCGTGGGTTGGTTTCTGGGGCTTCGTGATCTCCACGGCTGTTGCGGTGGGCCTGACCGCCGCTGCGACCACCCCGGTACTGCGGCCTATCGCCGCGACCCATGGCAAGGTCACGACCCGCTAGGTCACGACTCACTAATCCGCGCCCCGCTGAGCCAGGTCTCGCTGAGTCAGGTTTCGCTGAGTCAGCGAGCGTGTATCAGCGCGATGATGTCCGCGAGCCGCGCCGGAGTCATGCCGGCGAGGGTTTCACGGATGATGAGCCCGTCGCGTCCCGTGATGGCCGCGGTATGGGGGATACCCAGGGTTGCTAGTCCCGCGTTGACTGCGGAGGCTGTGCCGGGCGTCGAGTCTTCGATCGCAATCACCCGGGTTGCCGGCAGTTCCAACCCCGTCGCCTCGCGCAACAAACACAGCCCCTTGAGGTAGGGCTCAGGCTCTGGTTTGTGTGGGTACACTGTGTCTCCGGTGATGACCGCATCGAATGGATTGCGTCCCAAGACCTCGATGAAAGCGCTCGAGAGAGGCGTCTCAGACATCGTGACGAGCGCCTGGGGAACCCCGGCCTCGCTGAGCGCTTCGAGGAGCTCGCGTGCGCCTGGCCTCCACGGGATACCGAACTCTCGCACCCCTTCGGCGACCTCCGTGATGAGGTGGTCGATGATCTCGCGGACTGACAAGTTCAGGCCCGCTTCCCGCATCTTTTCGGCGGCCGCTGGTAGGGAAGCGCCTACGAAGTCCTCGACGTCCTGTTGCGTCCAAGGGGCGCCTGCACGTTCCATGAGTGAGATCTCGGCCCGGCCCCACAGCGGGTCGGAATCGATGAGGGTTCCGTCCATGTCCCACAGGACTGCTGCTGGTAGCTGGTTGCTCATGTTCACTCTCACTCGCTGTGTAGCCGCCGATGCGGTGGCCGGTGTGGTCGACGATGCGGCGGCCCCGTTCGCGCTGGTATGTGTGCGCTGGTATGTTCGCCTCTAGTCTAGGCAGGGGACCTGGAGGGGCAGACCGGGCAAGAGAAATTGCGGCACTTAAAACGCTGTGGGGTATGGGATGAAAATCCCATACCCCACAGTCGATGGTGGCGATCGGTTAGTTCAGTGAACTACTCCGCGATTATGGAGCGGTGATCACCTGTGCGCGAGAGCCGTACTGCTTCTCGTTGCCGCCCTTGAGGTTGCCGGTGCGGTTGTTCAGGTGCAGGACCAAGAACTTCTTGGATGCGTCCTGAACCAGTACCGGAGCGGCGGAACCCTGAACCGAAGTGACGAGCAGGCCGTCGGTGCGGTTCGCGATACCTGGGTTAGCGGCATCGAATTCGATCCAGTCGGTCTTGTCAACCGCAACGTTCTTACCGTTTTCGTCAACGTGGTACATGGACCAGGACGAGACCTTGTAGCGGATCTTCGCTGCGTCTTCCTTGGTCAGGCCAATCTCCTTGAGGGATACCGGGAAGATAGCGACGTTCGAGTCGAAAGTCGCTGGGTCCTGGTTACCCAGCAGGTCGTTGACCGGGCGCAGGTCGACGGTCTTGCCCGACTTCGCATCGGCGGTTACTGCGAGGTCCAGATCGAGGGAGTCGAGCCGGGTGTTGAACATGTTGTAGTCGGCCTTGCCGTCACCGTTGACATCGATGTCGATGTTGAATTCGGTGGCGCTGTTCATGCGTGCCCAGTTGCCCCAGGTCGAAATACCGAAACCGAGGAGGCCGTCCTCCATGCCAGTGACCGGTACGGTCGAGGTTGCGCCGACGTACTGGAGGTCCATTTCACGGGCGGCAGGAACCTTGTCCAGCTCCTTCTTCCCGCGCTCCGAGGTTGCGCCGAGCTCGAGCACGGCTGCCTTGGAGATGAACGCTTCGTTGCGCAGACCGGAGTCTGCATCAGGGCCGCGGAACTGGACGGTCGAACGGTCGCCGCGGAGCTTGGTCAGCTTGGCGGTTGCGTTACCTGCTGGCTTTGGTGCCGAGGTCACTGGGACGCGCAGGGTTGGCTGGGTCGAGGAAGTGAATTCGACGCGGCCGGTCGTGTCTGCAACGTATGCACGTGGCAGATCTTCCTGCTTTGCATCCATGGTTGGGTCCATGGTGCGAGTCATCTTGTTCTTGTCGAAGGAGAGAGTCACCTTGACCTGTGCGATGCCCTTGGATGGAACCGTGACGCGCTGCTTGTCGAGGGAGACCGTGACACCCTTCTGCTGGGTTGCGCCCTTGTATGCGACGTTGTAGGTCTGTGCGCGGGTGGTCATGTTGCGCAGTTCGACCGTCTTGGTAACGGAATCGGTGTTCTGGACAACCTCAACGACACCGAAGTTAGCGGAGACGAGGTCCTTGCGGTCCTTGTCGTAGGCGATAACCGGGGTCTTGAGAGCGGCGTCAGCCATCACACGGCCGGAACCAACACGGTTTGGACCGTAGACGTTCTTGCCCTTCTTGATGTCGGCAGCCGCGGTGTTCATGACGATGTTCTTGATCTCGAGTGGCGTGTAGTTGCCGTTAGCTGCAACCAGAGCCGAAACACCCGCGGTGAACGGGGTAGCCATCGAGGTACCCGACATGTTCAGTGCACCGTTACCCATACCAACACCTGCGGAAGGAATCGAGGTACCTGGTGCTGCCACGTCTGGCTTCACAACGGCATCCGAGCCGTGCAGACCACGCGAGGACGATGGGTTCAAGGTGTCCAGGGCGTCGGTGTTGATGGACATCGAGGAGGTCTTGGCTGGATCAACGCTGATCTCGAGCTCGCCCTTCTTAGCGGCCTCGACAAGCTCCTCAGATCCGGACTTAGTGAACTGAACGCCTGGGATCTTGTCGTTACCGGCAATACCTGCGGTGAAGACCTCGTTCGGAGCGTTGAGAACAACACCCTTAGCGCCTGCTGCGGCAGCGTTGTCGAAGCGAGCCTTGGAGCCACATTCGAGCTTCTCGCCGGCTGGGTCGTCAGTCCAGTGCAGCCATACCCACTTGCCCTTGATCGACTCGTCGCCGGTCAATGGGGCACAACCGGTGGTCTTGAGGCCAGACTTCGGAACAACAACCTGACCGGACTCTGCCTTCTCCCATGGGTAGGAAGCGGAGAGCTGGCCTGGGTAGTCCTTCGCGAGGTCCTTAGGCTTGGTCACGGTGATCGCGTCAGCTGCGGCCTGCGAGCCGACGGAGTTAGCAACCGTGAGGGACGATGGTGCAACACCTGGTGCGCCACCGATGTCGGTGATGTCACCGGAGTTACCGGAAGCGATGACGGTCAGGATGCCCTGCTTGGTGAGGGCGTCGACCATGTCGGCCTCTGGGTCATCGGCCGGGGTGTTGGTCGAGCCCAGCGACATGTTGACGATCTGTGCGCGGTCAGAGAAGTCGCCGTCACCGTTCGGGTCGAGCACACGGTCGAGTGCTTCGCCGACAACGTTGGTCGAACCTTCACAGCCGAACACACGCAGGGACACGAGGCCAGCCTCTGGAGCTGCACCTGGGCCGATGCGCATCGCGTTGACCAGGTCGTCGTTGAGGGATTCGTAGTCGCCGCGGAAGGTCTTGCCGTTTTCGTCGACGCCGTAGCCGGCAGCGGTGCCGGCGACGTGGGTTCCGTGGCCGCCAAGTTCACAGTCAAGCGGGTTGGAGTCTGGCTTTGGGAGCGAGAAGGGAGACGCAGCGTTGTAGTCATCGCCAACGAGGTCCCAACCGCCCTTGTACTTCTTTGGATCGTAGAGGCCGGAATCAGCCGATGGCATGTCCTTGGAAGCCTTAGCTTTCTTGTAGGCTTCCTTGGTGCCTGGGCCGCCGAAGGCTGCGTGGGTGTAGTCCAAACCGGAGTCGATAACCGCGATGGTGACGCCCTTACCGGTCTGCTTCTGAGCGGCCCATGCCTGGACGGAGCCGGTGTCGATCACGGTGCCCTTGTTGTTGCGGGTCTTTGGAATGATCGCGGAAATCTTGACGACGTCGTCGCGGGATGCGAGTGCGCGCAGGCTGTCAGCGTCACCCTGAAGTGCAACGCCAGGAAGAGCGTTGGTGGTCTTGTAGAGGACCTTCGAGTTGGACTGCTTTGCAACGGAGGTGCCCTGTGCCTGGATCTGCTTGCGGAGCTGGCGGACCTTAGCGACGTTCTTGACTGGACGCTTTTTGCCGCTACGCACCTGGGCTGGCTGGGAGAGCTCGTAAGCACCCTTACCGGCGAACTGTACGTAGACGGAAACCTGGCCCTCCATCTTGGCCAGAGGGCCCTGGACCTTGAGAGAGTTGAGTTTCTTCAGATCAAGGTCAGATGGCTTGAGCTTGTTCTTATCAACCTTGTCCTTGTTTTGGCTGAGCGAATCTGACTTAGCTGCAGGGTTCATGAATGACGATGCGTTAGCGGCGGGCACTGTACCCACGGCTAGCGCAGCACCTACAGCCAGCGCTGCGGCGCCGCGTGCTACGCGGCGCGTTTTGCTGTTTTTCAAGAGATCTCCTCAAGAGTGCTTTGGTGTCGAGTAATGGGACAAATGCTGATGAGAACGACGCGGTCAACAGAATGTGCGGTACATCACATCAACACTGATGAGATTTGTCTAAACCGGAGGTAATGTCAAGGGAAATTTTTGTACTTGATAGTCCGCTAAGGCGCGCCTTTGAGCTGGCTGTGTCGGCTGGGGTTGTTGGATGTAAAACATCCCGGGTTTCTCAGATTTTGTCTGTGAAGTCTGAGAAACCCGGGATGAGAATTTTTTCAAAATATGTCAGGAGCTTTTTGCTCGCGGATAGGCCACGCACAGAGATGCGGGATGCGCTTCGGGAGCCTAAATCTGTTTCCACGGGAGCATGCGGTGCATGCTCACAGTTAGCGCAGGCCGCCCTGCCACAGAGCGTCGAATGGGAGGGAGGATTCCACGCGCTGACTGATCCCGCGCGTCACGAACTCCTTGGCTTCGCGGGCCGCCTCGAGCGGGGAGCGGCCCTGAGCCAGCAGCGCGGCAATAGCCGCAGCGAGCGAGCATCCAGCGCCGGACACCGCGTGATCGCCGACCTTAGGCGTCGAAAGAACCTCGAACTCGCCGCCATCATAGAAAACATCCACAGCATCAGGGCCGTCCAAACGGATACCGCCCTTAGCGAGCACAGCAGCGCCGGACTTCTCGTGGATCACCTTGGCGGCCTTCTTGAGGCCCTCAACGTCAGTGATCTCAAAGCCCGCGAGCGTCGAGGCTTCAAAGAGGTTTGGGGTCACGAAGGTAGCCTTCGGAAGAAGCTTGGCAACCAATGCCTGGTCGGTGTCCAAAGCCGCGCCCGGCTCCTGGCCCTTGCAGATCAAAACCGGATCCAGGACAACGTTGTCCCAGTCCTGGTTTTCAAGCGCGCCAGCCACGGTTTCGATGGTCTGCGGGGTGCCCATCATGCCGAGCTTGACGGTGCGAAGCTTGCCTTCATACGAGGTCTGCGAGGCCTCGAGCTGATCCGCGATCACCTGCGGATCAACCGGCACGAAGCGGTGGTTCCAGTTGTCCTTCGGGTCGAAAGAAACGATGCAGGTGAGCCCGGCGATGCCGAAAACGCCGAGCTCCTGGAACGTCTTGAGGTCAGCCTGAGCGCCGGCACCGCCGGTGGCTTCAGAACCTGCGATGGTCAATACGATGGGGGGATTCTCAAAAGTCATAGTCATATCGTAAAACCGCGGGATGTCATGATCAGCCAAACTGACCGAACGACATGCCAGAATAGGTCGGGAACTTTCATGTTTCGCAGCAACCCGGTGGTGGCAGGACCGGGCCGCGCATCATCCCCTAAGGAGAGTCATGTCCAGCCGGCCTGAAACCATCCCTGCCAGCCCCGCATCAGACGCCGCACGCGAGCATCGAGCCGTCTTCGCATCGACGGGTTCGCGTTTTTACCCCACCATCCTGGCCCTCATGGGGCTGGTGTTCGTGCTCAGCAACATCGGCGCAAGCAAGGGCGTTGAGCTGTTCGGCCTCGTAACGGACGGCGGTTTCTTCCTCTTCCCGCTCGCCTACATCTTGGGCGACGTGGTCTCGGAGGTCTATGGGTGGAAGGCCTCACGCCGAGCCATCATTACGACGTTCGTGTTTGGTGCGCTCGCGGTACTGACGTTCCAGGCGATCATCGCGCTGCCTGCCGCGAGCTTCTATGAAGGCCAGGAAGCGCTTGCAGCAACGTTGGGACCGGTATGGCAGATCGTGCTGGCCTCCCTTCTAGGTTTCATGGCCGGCCAGTTGTCGAACGCGCTCATCATCGTGTGGCTCAAGCGTCGCCACGGCGAGCGCGGCCTGCTCCTGCGCATCCTGGGTTCCTCGGGTGTGGGTGAGGCATTGGATACGCTGATTTTCTGCTCGATCGCCGCACCGGTTATTGGGATCGATTCCTTCGGGGTTTTCCTGCAGTACTTTGTGATTGGTTTCTGCTGGAAGCTCGGTGTTGAGGTTGTGTTCTCACCGGTTACGGTCGTGGTGATTAAGCTCGTGAAGCGCTTCGAGCCGAGCTACCCGAAGAACGGTGCCGCAGTAGCCGTCTAGATTTCCGGTCTGTCGGCGTTGGTCGGCGGTGCAGCCGCCTAGCCCTCCGGCCCGTCTGGCGAGCCGCTGCCGCCGTAGTAGTTGCTTAAGACGGTGTGCTTGTAGTCCTCGTAGGTTCCGTTTTCGATCGCTTCGCGGGCGCGGTCCACAAGCCTCACTGTGAAGGCGAGGTTGTGGATTGAGATGAGCGTGTGGCTCAGCATTTCCTTCGCCTTGTAGAGGTGGTGGATGTAGGCGCGCGAGTAGGTGCTGCAGGTTGCGCAGTCGCAGCCCGGCTGTAGCGGGCGGAAGTCTTCGCGGAAGCGCCGGTTGGAGAGGTTGTAGCGGCCGTAGTCGGTGTAGAAGGCCGAGTTGCGGGCTACGCGGGTCGGGGAGACGCAGTCGAAGGTGTCGGCGCCGTTTTCGATGGCCCACAGGACGTCGTCGGGTTCGGAGATTCCGAGCAGGTGGCGCGGCTTATTTTCCGGTAGCTCTTCGGCACACCAGCCCACGATGGTCCCGAGATTTTCTTTCTCGAGCGCGCCGCCGATACCGAAGCCGTCGAATGGCATGGCCCCAAGGTCTTGGCAGGCTTGACGGCGTAGGTCTTCGTATTGCGCGCCCTGGATCACGCCGAACAGCGCCTGGTAGGGGCGGTGGCCGCGTTCGTCGGTGAGTCGGAAGTGCTCGAGGATGCAACGTTCAGCCCAGCGGCGCGTGCGTTCGAGCGATTCGATCTGATACTGGCGCGAATTGTGCAGGGTTGTGAGCTCGTCGAATGCGAACATGATGTCCGCGCCCAGGCCGTGCTGAACCTGCATCGAAATCTCTGGCGTGAAGCGGTGTTTATCGCCGTTGATGTGGGATGTGAACCACACGCCGTCGTCATCGACGTTAGCCATGCGTTCATGCCCGGGTGCCACCGCATCGTCGGCTCCGCCACCCACGGGGGCGCCATCCGCGCCCATGTCGATGACCTTCTTGAAACCTGAACCCAGGCTCATGACTTGGAAGCCGCCGGAATCGGTGAAGGTCGGGCCGTCCCAGCCCATGAACTTACCCAGCCCGCCCGCGGCGTCCACGACCTCGTGGCCAGGCTGAAGATACAGGTGGTAGGCGTTGGAGAGCACGGCCTGCGCTCCGAGTTCCGCGACATCGCGCGGAAGTACAGCCTTGACGGTCGCCTTGGTTCCGACCGTCACGAACGCGGGGGTCTTGATTTCCCCATGTGGAGTGCGGATCACGCCGGTGCGGCCGCGCCCGTTATCCATGCGGGTGCCCACGGTGAAGCCGAACTCCGACTGCCGCTCGTGCCCGGCCGGAAGCTCAGGCTTGACGTAATCCGCGGACGGCGCGTGGCTAGCTGGAGCGGAGCTGTGTCTAACTGGAGCGGAGCTCGGCCTAGTTTGCGCGGGAGTGGTCTTCACGGGGTTCTCCTGAAGCTGAGCGGATGATCGGTATTTCGCGTTCGATCAGCGCTAGGTAATCGGGGCGTTCACGCTCGAACGCCAAACGGTAGGCGGTCGTGACCATGAGGGACTTCAGGCGGTTCCACCGCAGGTCCAGTTCGAGGTCTGTGTTGAGGGTGTCGCGGGCGCGCTGTATTTCACGGTCGTATAGCGATGCGTGCTCAAGCTGACGGCGGTGGATCTCGCGTGCGCTGCCCGGCAGGGTCGCGATAAGCGCTTCCTCGCCCTCCTTGAGCTGTTCCGCGTAGCCGGCTGCCGCATCGTGCTCCCCGGCTTGGCGGGCAAGCCAGCTTGCCAATGCGAGGCCCTGGCGGGCGGGAACCCAGCGGGTCGTGTTGTCGGCGAATGTCTGCTGGGTCAGGACGTTGAGGACCGGCCACGCGAGGTCAGTGTTCTCGTACACGATGGCGAGCTGGTACGCGGCCCACGCGAGCGTGTCGAGGTGGGAACCGGCGCGCGTGTTGATTCCGGGTGCAACACGGAGCGCGGCGGTCAGCATCTGGTGGTCTTTGCGATAGGTCGCTGCGGCTTCAACAAGCGCTGCCTCTGCGGTCCCGTCCTCAACGGGAACCGCGAGCAGCTCGTCGATGCCGGGGCCGAGGTCCCGTTCGGTGAAGACCCGGATGGTCGAGTTGATGGCCACGGTCGCGTGGGTGCCGTCCTCCAGGACGACATCGACGTAGGCGTCGGTCCCGAACGAGTCTTTCACGATGGTCGCGGAACGCACCGGCTGCGAGGGCATACCGGAGCGACGCATGAAACGGTCGCCCTTGGTGATGTCGCGGGCGGGGATCGCCTGACGATAGCGCGGAAAGTTGCCGTCGAAGTTGACGGTCACCGTCCCCACCCCACGTGAGCGAGCGCTTGGTGGATGATTTGCCCGCGTCCGCCCGTGAACTCGGCCTGGACACTTTCCGAAAGAGCTTCTTCCGGTGTGAGCCACGAAAGCTCGAGCGCGTCCTGACGCGGATTACATTCGCCTTGAACAGGGATCACGTAGGTCAGGGCGACGGCGTGCTGACGTTCGTCGGTGAGCCCGGTTTCGGACGGCGAAGGGAAGTATTCTGCGATGGTGAACGGAACCAGCGAGGCCGGCAACGACGGCATCGCGAGCGGGCCGAGGTCTTTCTCGAGGTTACGCATCAAGGCGGCGCGGATCGTTTCGCGGTACATGACGCGGCCGGAAACGAAGGTCCGCTCGAACTGGCCGTCGTCGGTGGTCGTGTAGAGCAGGCCGACCTCAGATACGTAGCCCATCGGATCCACACGCACAGGGATTGCCTGGACGTAGACGATCGGTAGGCGTTGTCGGGCTTCGTACAGGTCCTCTTCTGAGAGCCAACCTGGGTTTGGGTCTGGGGTCCGTACTGCGCTCATAGTCTTTGTTCTACCTCACTGGGGGCGTGCTTGCCAGCGTTGGGTGGGGTGTGGTTGTTGTGTTCAGCGTTTAGCGCATTCCGCGCCAGTAAGCGTCCGATGCGGGGTTGTTTTCTACGCGGACGCGCAGCGAACGTGCGGCGACAGCTGCCCAGCGTGGGTTGCGGAGGGCCGCGCGGCCGATTGATGCGGCGTCTGCTTGTCCGCTAGCCACGATGGTTTCGGCTTGTGCTGGCTCGGTGATGAGACCGACCGCGCTCACCACAGCTTGTTCAGCGGGTAGCGCTTGGCGGATCGCGGCAGCCAGTGGAACTTGGTAGCCGGCACCGACCGGGATGACCTTAGGGTCCGGGTGGATGCCGCCGGAAGAGATGTCGAACCAGGTCACGCCGGTTTCGTTGAGCAACCGGTGGGCTAGCTCGATGGTGTCCTGTACGGTGACACCCTCGTCGACCCAGTCGCTTGCGGACAAGCGGATGCCCAGCGGCTTGTGTGCCGGCCAGACCTCGCGCACCGCAGTTGCGACCTCGAGCGCGAAACGTGCACGGTCCTGCCCGTACTCGTCATCGCGCTGATTGGTGAGCGGGGAGAAGAACTCGTGGATCAGGTAGCCGTGGGCCCCGTGGAGCTGCACGGCGTCGTAGCCGGCTTGATCCGCGCGGCGCGCGGCCTCACGGAACGCCTCGATGACGTCGCGGATGTCCTCGGTGGTCATCGCGCACGGAGTGAGAAGTCCCGGCTGGATCGGTTCTGAACCCGGCGCGATGACCTCCCACGCACGGTCTTCGTCCAACGGCCCTTCAGGCTCGTTAGGCAAGTGCGGATAGGTCGAGGCTTTGCCGCCCGCGTGCCCCAGCTGAACAGCGGCAGCCGCGCCGTGAGCGTGCATGAACTCCACCATCGTGCGGTGGGCATCAATCTGCTCATCCGACCACAAGCCGAGGTCTTGATCCGAGATCCGGCCGCGTGCCTCAACAGCGGTGGATTCGACCGTGATGAGGCCGAAACCGCCGGTCGCGAACGCTCCGTAATGCACCAGATGCCACGGCTGTGGAACGCCGGTGCGTGGCGCGGAGTACTGGCACATCGGGGAGACGAACGCGCGGTTGCTTACCGTCAGGCCCGCACCTTCGCGCGCCGGGATGGTCAGTTCAGTAAACAGCGTGGAAGCCACGGAACTCCTTAGTCGTCGGCTTAGTCGCGGGCAGGGGGTCTGCCGTGCGGCGGACCTCCAGCTTACGAGGTAGGTCTTCAGCGGGGGAGGTAGGTTTTCGCGAAGTTGACGAGGATGCGGTGCGCCGCCGACACGTCCGCGTTGCGGGCCATGCTCGCAATCGCATCGAAATCTTCCGGATCAAAGTATCCGTTTTCACGATACGCTTCGATGCGTTCGATGAGCCCGGCCGGGTCCAGCTCGGGGTGGAACTGGGTTGCGTAGATGTTCTGTTTGAGCTTGTACATCTGTACCGGCGCAGGGCCCGATGTGGCGAGCAACACCGCCTCGGGCGGCAGCTTGGTTGTCGACTCTTTGTGGCCTACAAACGCATCGAAGTGTGGCTCAACGCCGGCGAGCAGCGGGTCGGTGAGGCCCTCCGGGGTGAGGCTGATGTGGGAGATACCGGCGGGTTCGGAATACGTGCGGTCGATGACCGCGCCCGAGGCGAGGCCGAGCACCCCAACGCCGTAGCACAGGCCCAGGAACGGGAGGTCTTTTTCGATCACGACCCCCACCACGCGCGCGAGCTCTTCCTCAACGCGGACCTGAGTTTCGCTGCGGTCGGCATCGGTTGCTGTGAAGGGGCTGCCTCCGAGCACGAGCGCCGAATGCCGCTGATGCCACGTGTTTT
Encoded proteins:
- a CDS encoding queuosine precursor transporter — its product is MSSRPETIPASPASDAAREHRAVFASTGSRFYPTILALMGLVFVLSNIGASKGVELFGLVTDGGFFLFPLAYILGDVVSEVYGWKASRRAIITTFVFGALAVLTFQAIIALPAASFYEGQEALAATLGPVWQIVLASLLGFMAGQLSNALIIVWLKRRHGERGLLLRILGSSGVGEALDTLIFCSIAAPVIGIDSFGVFLQYFVIGFCWKLGVEVVFSPVTVVVIKLVKRFEPSYPKNGAAVAV
- a CDS encoding hydroxymethylpyrimidine/phosphomethylpyrimidine kinase produces the protein MTFENPPIVLTIAGSEATGGAGAQADLKTFQELGVFGIAGLTCIVSFDPKDNWNHRFVPVDPQVIADQLEASQTSYEGKLRTVKLGMMGTPQTIETVAGALENQDWDNVVLDPVLICKGQEPGAALDTDQALVAKLLPKATFVTPNLFEASTLAGFEITDVEGLKKAAKVIHEKSGAAVLAKGGIRLDGPDAVDVFYDGGEFEVLSTPKVGDHAVSGAGCSLAAAIAALLAQGRSPLEAAREAKEFVTRGISQRVESSLPFDALWQGGLR
- the tgt gene encoding tRNA guanosine(34) transglycosylase Tgt; the protein is MDNGRGRTGVIRTPHGEIKTPAFVTVGTKATVKAVLPRDVAELGAQAVLSNAYHLYLQPGHEVVDAAGGLGKFMGWDGPTFTDSGGFQVMSLGSGFKKVIDMGADGAPVGGGADDAVAPGHERMANVDDDGVWFTSHINGDKHRFTPEISMQVQHGLGADIMFAFDELTTLHNSRQYQIESLERTRRWAERCILEHFRLTDERGHRPYQALFGVIQGAQYEDLRRQACQDLGAMPFDGFGIGGALEKENLGTIVGWCAEELPENKPRHLLGISEPDDVLWAIENGADTFDCVSPTRVARNSAFYTDYGRYNLSNRRFREDFRPLQPGCDCATCSTYSRAYIHHLYKAKEMLSHTLISIHNLAFTVRLVDRAREAIENGTYEDYKHTVLSNYYGGSGSPDGPEG
- a CDS encoding S8 family peptidase, which encodes MKNSKTRRVARGAAALAVGAALAVGTVPAANASSFMNPAAKSDSLSQNKDKVDKNKLKPSDLDLKKLNSLKVQGPLAKMEGQVSVYVQFAGKGAYELSQPAQVRSGKKRPVKNVAKVRQLRKQIQAQGTSVAKQSNSKVLYKTTNALPGVALQGDADSLRALASRDDVVKISAIIPKTRNNKGTVIDTGSVQAWAAQKQTGKGVTIAVIDSGLDYTHAAFGGPGTKEAYKKAKASKDMPSADSGLYDPKKYKGGWDLVGDDYNAASPFSLPKPDSNPLDCELGGHGTHVAGTAAGYGVDENGKTFRGDYESLNDDLVNAMRIGPGAAPEAGLVSLRVFGCEGSTNVVGEALDRVLDPNGDGDFSDRAQIVNMSLGSTNTPADDPEADMVDALTKQGILTVIASGNSGDITDIGGAPGVAPSSLTVANSVGSQAAADAITVTKPKDLAKDYPGQLSASYPWEKAESGQVVVPKSGLKTTGCAPLTGDESIKGKWVWLHWTDDPAGEKLECGSKARFDNAAAAGAKGVVLNAPNEVFTAGIAGNDKIPGVQFTKSGSEELVEAAKKGELEISVDPAKTSSMSINTDALDTLNPSSSRGLHGSDAVVKPDVAAPGTSIPSAGVGMGNGALNMSGTSMATPFTAGVSALVAANGNYTPLEIKNIVMNTAAADIKKGKNVYGPNRVGSGRVMADAALKTPVIAYDKDRKDLVSANFGVVEVVQNTDSVTKTVELRNMTTRAQTYNVAYKGATQQKGVTVSLDKQRVTVPSKGIAQVKVTLSFDKNKMTRTMDPTMDAKQEDLPRAYVADTTGRVEFTSSTQPTLRVPVTSAPKPAGNATAKLTKLRGDRSTVQFRGPDADSGLRNEAFISKAAVLELGATSERGKKELDKVPAAREMDLQYVGATSTVPVTGMEDGLLGFGISTWGNWARMNSATEFNIDIDVNGDGKADYNMFNTRLDSLDLDLAVTADAKSGKTVDLRPVNDLLGNQDPATFDSNVAIFPVSLKEIGLTKEDAAKIRYKVSSWSMYHVDENGKNVAVDKTDWIEFDAANPGIANRTDGLLVTSVQGSAAPVLVQDASKKFLVLHLNNRTGNLKGGNEKQYGSRAQVITAP